The genomic segment CTCTGTCTTTCCAGCCGCCACTTCCCCCCCATATAACTCTCAGAAGGTGGTCAGCTTACCTGTGAGAGTATCCAGAGGGGGCTCCTGAGAGAAGGTAccaggctctggggccagggGCATGGTAGGTGGCAGCTCGGCTGCAGTgctggaggcaggcagagtgaagACCGTAGCCCTAGTGTCCCTAGATTTAGACCAGGGCTTCAGCGCAGGGAAAGGGACACCAGAGTCCCAAACACTGCCTTCCTGCAAGACACTGGCAACTTCCCGACCCCCTCCATCCAAAGTGTCTCTAAATATCAGCCAAGAACTCCAGCTTCATGGCCAACTTTCCAACACTCTCTCCCTCTAGACCCCAggagcccagctcagagcccactTCCTACCTATGAGGAAGAGATTTAGGAAGAGGAGAAATTCTACCTGCACTGACCGCTGGCAGGGGTAAGGGGAGGGCCTGCAGGACTGCCCTTGTTCTCCTTTCCGTTCAGCTTCTCCACTTTTCGCCACTTCGCCCGGCGATTCTGGAACCACACCTGTAGGGCAGACACCCTTGTAGGGTTCCAGAAACTTGGAAGAGACCAAGATTCAGGTTCTGAGTGTTGCATGACGAGCTGACTTTAGGAGGTCATTCTACActcactgactttctctgctaGAGTGGTTTTAGGGAAAGGTTCACCTAGATAGCTCTGAAGTATTTTCCTCTTCTAATCTGAGGCGGTAACAACATGGAAATGGGCAGAAACACAGCCAGATTTAAGACCTAACCTCAGCCCCTAAAGGGAGCTGCTGAGCACTTGCTGTGCTCCCCAAGAGTTCCAGTTGgtcatttctcctcctcctggaGACCTGTTGGCCAACCCCCATTACCATGATGCGTTGGGGGGTGACCCCCACCGTCTGGGCAATCTCCCGGCGCTTATCCCCATCTGGATAGTGGTCTTCTTGGAAGATCCTTTCTAGCTCCTCCAGCTGGTCTGGAAGAAGAAGACACGTGCATGAGGACAGTGATGTGGCAGCAGATGAGAAAGACAGAGGACTTCCTGACGAGACCACGGTCCCCAACCCAAGGGTCTTCCCAGGGCCTTGCAACTAAGTTCCCCATTAGGCtggtgccttctctctctcctgggcttTGTGGAACTGTGGGGAACTGTGAGGTGTTTACTTTCTGGCTCTTTCTAGCCTGGTcccaatttcacttttttttttttttttaagattttatttatttgacagagagagatcacaagtagacagagaggcaggcagagagagagagagagagggaagcaggctccctgctgagcagagagcccgacgcgggactcgatcccaggaccctgagatcatgacccgagctgaaggcagcggcccaacccactgagccacccaggcaccccccaatttCACTTTCTGATGAAGCAGCCCGCTGAGGGCCTCTCACCTTCACGGACTTACCTGAGCGGTATAGGGTCCGAGTCTTTTTCCGAACTTGGCAGGTCACTTCTGGGGTCCTCTTCTGATCTGTGTTTTGGCTGTTCCGAGCCAATGTGCTGAGGAGGTTGGCCAGATGGCAGGGCCCCGGGCCTGACCCGCAAGGCACTAGGTTGTGTGTGGCACGGGTGGAGTTAATGACGCTGGGAGATGAGGCGGAGGCCAGACCCCCCACACTGAGCATTTTCTGCTTACTGGAGGCTGGAGAGTAGGACCTCTTCCCTGGCTTTGCCTCTGTCACTGGGAAGGAACCACCTTCCCTGGGAAGCCCAGGTCTCGGTGAGTCCATAACTGTGTCTTTGTGGAGAGTCCCGGAGCCAGATGACCGGCTCACCCTCCCCATATCTGCCCCAGCTGGTTCTCCAGGGGCCTCTGATGGCAGCTTTTCCCCAGCGGCCGGGCGGGAGGGGGGCAGTTCCTCACTTGGGGCATTCCGGCTGTGGGGGGCTGGCCTCTGCAGCAGCTCCTCCTCTGGCACAGCAGCCAGGGGCTCGCCTCCACCGTCCTGACCTGTGGGGAACAGCACCCACAGAGCTTagcagcagggagaaggaagagcctGGACTTCGAGGATGTGCTGCTTCCTGCTCTGTCCTGTTTGGCCTCCAGCTTTCGTGCGTCCACTCGCCAAGGAGGGCAGCAATTCCAGGCTTACCGTTCTCACTCGGCTGTTGCAAAGATCGAATGAGCTAATCCTCTGCTTTGAAAGATGTGAACAAACATAGGCACCCACGAGGGGCCTGAGCTCGCATACACAGACCGCGGGAGAGCAGTCCTAATCTGGGGGGTACTTACTTTCTGGGAGCTGCCTGGGTTCTTCCCCCCAGACCTCCCCCAGGAATGTGAGTCAAGGGACAGGAATCTGTTCAGGCATTTCTAAGGGACAAATGGTGAGGCTGGGAGCGACCtgggagagagactgagaggcTGCTGCTTCTAAGACTGCATCTTATTCTGCCGCAGGTAGGGGCTTTACTGCTTAAGAGAAGGGACAAGGACAGGCTGGCTGGTGGTATAAGGAAGGAGAGTGGGGGACACATTGGGTTTCCAGCATTTTAGGCGAGTTTGTAGCTTAGAGAAGCTGGCACATAGTACGTGCTCAATGCATGCGACGCGTCAGAGCGCTCGGCCTTGAGAGGAAAGGGCTCGGGGCCGGGAACGCAGACAAGACGGGTCCGAGGGCTCCGCGTGCGGAGAGAGGGTCGGGCGTGCGGAGGGATGGGAGCCGCAAGCACGGAGGGCGCGCGCTGGTGGGCCTCCCTCGCACCCCCCAGCACCGGCAGCCCCTCAGCCCACCCCAACCCCGAAGCCGGCCAACTCGGGCCGCGTGGCCAGAGGCTGCCCCACGCTCACCCCGCGGTTCCGGGCAGGCCTCCTGGGTGGGTTCCATGGCCCGGACTCGCGCCGCCGAGACCCGCCGGGCTGCCCTGGCGCGGCCTAATGAAGCCTCGCCGGCGGGCAGGTGTGCAGGGGCCTCCGGGCCCTGGGGAGCCCGAGCCCGCGCCCCTCACCGCGCCGCCAGGGCGAGGCCCACCCGGGAGGGAGGCGCGTGGGGCAGCTGCAGGGCCGCGCGGGCCTGggggccgccccgcccccgccggccccGAGGGCGGCCCAGGTGTGCGGCCCGccgcccctcccttcctctcccctcccctcccctcggcCGCAGCTTCTCCGGCAGGGCCGCCTGGTCTCCGGGGGCTGCCGACAGCCCCGGGCCCCGCGGCGCCGAGGGAAGGCCACACGCTGGGCTCACGAAGGCTTCCCCAGGCCTCAAGATGAACGCGCCCCCAAGACGCCTCCTGAGCGAAGGTTCTGAGAGCGCAGAGCTGGCCTGGGGACGAGGAGGAGGCTGCAGGAGCCCGGCAGCCAGGTAAGCCGCACGAGGTCAGAGTGCGCAGGCGGGACGCGTGGGAAGGAGCGGGGCGCACCGGCGCTCCAGGCCGCGGGTACCCCTCCAGGAGCCGTCGTGGGCCCAGGGTTCCTGGTCGTCGTCCCCCCCACACTTGGTGTCCCATTTTGATTCTCTGAGAATGCCAGGGAGCCTCCTGAGGGAGCTCTCACATGGCTGAGGTCTAATTCCTAGTTCATAGCACGTACTTGCCTTGAAACAAAGttttacagaatttaaaattctCATGGCGGACTGCTTAGGTCCGTGTCTGACCCGGAGTGGAAAGCTCAGCTAGAGATTGAAACAGGTGCTGGAACCTGGGCATGGGaggcggggtgggtgggtggggggggggggtgtccggAACAGAATCCAGGTGTTTTGCTTTTAAGACTTAAAAGAGTCTGGTCAGCACGTGCTTGCCTGCTGCAATCATGGCTCTTGTCAGTCTTCCTGTGCCTCCTTTCCTTTGAGGACCTGGGAGAGCTGCCAGGGCTTTAGTTCTTTTTGAAACATAAAAACACAAACCAGTTAACTTCATGACAATAAGATGAGAACTTTAGGAATCTGATGTTTCAGTCAACCCCTCTAAGACTAATATCCCCTGATAAATGAGAGGTTTAGAAATAGGGCCCAGTTTCggagcgcctgcgtggctcagtgggttaagcctctgcctttggctcaggtcatgatctcagggttctgggagtgagccctgcatcgggctctctgctcagctcacctccacccctgcctacttgtgatctctctgtcaaatagataagtaaaatttaaaaaaaataaaatagggcccAGTTTCTCAGCTAGAAATGAAATACTGGGGGCTTTGTGAGCAGGGCATGGGGGGGGGTGAGGTTGTTCTCTACCAGGACCCTCAGATGGTGATATGGTTGTAAACGGAACACAATAATCGGCTTGATGAAACATTTATAGGAcacctgctgtatgccaggccctgtgcacAAGTCGATCGATTCCTTGCCTGCAGAAGCTTACTGGTATAGAGGGGACTAGAACAATTCTGTAGGTAAAGGGACTGTGTCAATACAGGGTGGTCATTGTGAGTTAGGAGTCTGCACCGGCTCATAGGAGCCCAGAGGAGCAGGAACATCTTCTGGCCTAGGactgagggagcaggagaggcgAGGATGACCCAGGAGCTGTGAGCTGAAGGTTAAAGAATGAGGCAAGTTAAATGCAAAACTGACCTTGACCCAACCCTGCTTAAAACCCTGCAGTGGTCCCTGCCTGCCCAGGAGATAAAGACGGAGCTCCCTAAGGGGGCAGGAGCCTTCCAAATCCTggcccctttctctgcctcagctTGCCTGCTTCCCCTGTCCAAAGtactccagttttattctttttgacttAGTGTTTCTCAAAGAGTTTTCCTATCTTTCCCCTAGATCAAAATTTCTTAGGGAATTTGTGCAAAATGTGGCTCCCAGGCCCCATTCCCAGAAATTTAAATTGGTAGGTCTAGAGAAGGACTCAAAAATAATCATCGTAACAAGCCCCTCAGGTGATTTTTATTCATGTTCGAGTTGGAGACACTCCTAGGCCTTTCAGAAACAAAGTCAATTAAAACCATCCTGGGGATGAGAGTGGGGGAAAAATGACCTTTTGACCTCTACTAAGCTGTCTGCAGCAGTGAGAAGCCAACACACTTAATTTATTAATAGATAATACTGcattaaattaagaataaatcaTTCTTCTCTATCATTTATGTTGTATTTCCTCTCACTGTCTGGTTGCCCTCTGCCGGGGAGAAGGTCGGAAAAGCCAAGACTCAAATCACAGAGCGAATACCACCCTTAAACAAGATTCAAGGTCTAACCGTATAAAAGCATTTGCTCTGCGTTTTAGGAAATTGAAAATGTTGGCATTTTTCTAAACACATAAATAGTTGAATTTGTTAGGCTTGGACTATGACATTAGAAAAATCtaagttttctttgttgttattcttGGCTTGCCATtgtgtggctttttctttttctctaaatgaCATACTGTTTGTCTATttacatgaaaattttatttcattgctgtAAGTGAATTTGGCCTCTTAAGGCTTAGAAGAACATCTTGAGGTATTTCCTTGGGAAGGGTTTGTGCTGATGATACAGGCTGTTACAAGTCCTCCCTCACAGATCAGCTgccagagcaggaggcaggggaggaagacCACTCCTTACAGGGAGGGCAAGAACGTGTTGTTTTAGGATACTTGGAAATAATCATTTCTAAGTCTGGTTTGGTTAGATTTCATCTTGGTGATGTTCAGACCAGTTCATCTGCTCAACCTTTCTTACAGggaaggtttatttttattttggaggggttcttcattttcaaagttaaattacAAACCACTATAACCACCCTCTTAACCAAGAATCCcttattctggggtgcctgggtggctcagtgggtgaagcctctgccttcagctcaggtcatgatctcagggtcctgggatcaagtcccgcatcgggctctctgctcagtggggagcctacttccccctctctctgcctacttgtgatctttgtcaaataaataaaatcttttaattaaaaaagaagaatcccTTATTCCAACATCTTTTTCTGCTCATGGATAGGAGaataacagacaaaaagaaacacTTCGGTTCTACAAAGCAGCGTCGTCAGGCGTGTTCTCAGTCCGTGTGGAACCGTCCAGACCATTAGGTTAGGCAGGTAGAATAAGCattctttgtccttctttttttaCGGTGAGAAAAACAACCAGAAGGTGGCTGGTTGAGAAAAATGTCAAAGCAGAAGCAGGGTAATTTGTTCTCGTCCTACCTGCCACACCCAGGCAGAGGCGGCAACAGGTCACTGGAAGGGCTGGGACCAGAGAGGCCAGAATATGGTTGGGAAAGACAGAAATCTGAACAGGCCTTGGGCAGGGAGAGAACAGATCACAGCACACAGGGCGG from the Lutra lutra chromosome 11, mLutLut1.2, whole genome shotgun sequence genome contains:
- the NOBOX gene encoding homeobox protein NOBOX is translated as MCPPLSFLIPPASLSLSLLLSSQDGGGEPLAAVPEEELLQRPAPHSRNAPSEELPPSRPAAGEKLPSEAPGEPAGADMGRVSRSSGSGTLHKDTVMDSPRPGLPREGGSFPVTEAKPGKRSYSPASSKQKMLSVGGLASASSPSVINSTRATHNLVPCGSGPGPCHLANLLSTLARNSQNTDQKRTPEVTCQVRKKTRTLYRSDQLEELERIFQEDHYPDGDKRREIAQTVGVTPQRIMVWFQNRRAKWRKVEKLNGKENKGSPAGPPLTPASGQCSTAAELPPTMPLAPEPGTFSQEPPLDTLTEPPMLLTSDQTLAPAQQSENTQRAAVTPPLFSPPPVRRVNLPFPLGPVPTPQMIPLLLDTPGSDNSHKDGPCGSWGTSVTPPSLCSYLEELEPQEYQQSPPPGPPLFPQALQPQLYQQPQPQYSYLHPFPFPTPPSLIPPLPDDSLFTSPYGPSAGPSQGYFLGPPPGPMVLQPPAGNVGAVPWNDPCLPDLPFPGPFCPPALGHPPGGEGFLPDLPPAPCAPAGSRRPSPGGAPLPDAAGPGPATFLGKTREEPPATSREESLALQEVREEDKDSCGP